The Prionailurus viverrinus isolate Anna chromosome B4, UM_Priviv_1.0, whole genome shotgun sequence genome has a window encoding:
- the LOC125169838 gene encoding cationic amino acid transporter 3-like produces MLRQELHRFGQMLVRRCKLEEKKTEPTPLRWLSTLDLVALGVDYTLGAGVYVLAGEVASKQAGPATVICFLVAALSCALAGLGYAEFAVRVPHSGSAYLYTYVTIGELWAFITGWNFILSYVAGTASVARAWTTAFDYLIGNQISKTLHERILLHVPQVLAEYPDFFAMGLVLLLTGALTLTARESVLFTKVITLVSLLILGFVIISGFFKGELHNWKLTEEDYVKAGLNDTLSLGPLGSGGFVPFGFEGILRGAATYFYAFIGFDNIVTRTKEVQNPQRSIPMGIVISLFICFLVYFGVTSALTLMVPYYQLQPGSPLPEAFLHIGWAPAYYVVAIGALCTLFTTILNDMFYARRVISMVAKDGLLFHVLTRTYTSRHIPIVATVVLGIMAAVIAFFFELIHLVDFVSIGTLFNHSLVAVCVLILRYQPERRNGGNESVVQEENGHGVERLTLQGLLFPGSSTPTPLSGRVVYICSSVLALLLTLLCLVLAWWPVLLSGDPVWISVVVVLLVLITGLTGVIWRQPQSSSPLPFKVPALPLLPLLSIFMNVYLMMQMTAATWAQFGVSMLIGFAIYFSYGIQHSQVANPT; encoded by the coding sequence ATGCTGCGTCAGGAACTTCACAGATTTGGTCAAATGTTGGTACGCAGATGTAagctggaggaaaagaaaactgaaccTACCCCTCTCAGATGGCTGAGCACTCTGGATTTAGTGGCCCTGGGTGTAGACTACACACTGGGTGCAGGTGTGTATGTCCTGGCTGGCGAGGTGGCTAGCAAACAAGCAGGACCAGCCACTGTGATCTGCTTTTTGGTGGCTGCCCTATCTTGTGCATTGGCTGGGCTGGGCTATGCAGAGTTTGCTGTCCGGGTTCCCCATTCTGGCTCTGCATATCTCTACACCTATGTCACTATAGGTGAACTCTGGGCTTTCATCACTGGCTGGAACTTCATCCTCTCCTATGTTGCGGGCACAGCCAGTGTAGCTCGGGCATGGACAACAGCTTTTGACTACCTGATTGGAAACCAGATATCTAAGACCCTGCATGAGAGAATCTTACTGCATGTTCCCCAGGTCCTTGCAGAATATCCAGACTTCTTTGCTATGGGCCTAGTGCTGTTGCTCACAGGAGCACTGACTCTGACGGCTAGGGAGTCAGTATTATTTACCAAAGTGATCACATTGGTGAGCCTTTTGATTCTCGGCTTTGTCATCATCTCTGGATTCTTTAAGGGAGAACTGCACAACTGGAAACTCACAGAAGAGGACTATGTAAAGGCTGGACTCAATGACACATTAAGCTTGGGCCCCCTGGGCTCTGGAGGATTTGTGCCTTTTGGCTTTGAGGGGATTCTCCGTGGAGCAGCTACCTATTTCTATGCATTTATAGGTTTTGACAATATTGTTACCAGAACTAAAGAAGTCCAGAATCCCCAGCGTTCCATCCCCATGGGCATTGTGATTTCACTGTTCATCTGCTTTTTGGTGTATTTTGGTGTCACTTCAGCACTTACACTTATGGTGCCATACTACCAGCTCCAACCTGGGAGCCCTTTGCCTGAGGCATTTCTACATATTGGCTGGGCCCCTGCCTACTATGTTGTGGCTATTGGAGCTCTGTGTACTCTTTTTACTACCATCTTGAATGATATGTTCTATGCGCGTCGGGTGATCTCCATGGTGGCAAAGGATGGCCTCCTGTTCCATGTCCTCACCAGGACCTACACCAGCAGACACATCCCCATTGTGGCCACTGTGGTCTTGGGCATTATGGCAGCAGTCATTGCATTCTTCTTTGAACTCATTCATCTTGTGGACTTCGTGTCCATTGGGACCCTGTTTAATCATTCCCTGGTGGCTGTTTGTGTTCTCATCCTCAGATACCAGCCTGAGAGGAGGAATGGGGGAAATGAATCTGTGGTGCAGGAGGAGAATGGACATGGAGTAGAAAGGCTGACTCTACAGGGACTACTTTTTCCAGGCagctccacccccactccactcTCTGGCCGGGTTGTCTATATTTGCTCCTCAGTGCTTGCTCTGCTGCTCACTCTTCTTTGCCTGGTGCTGGCCTGGTGGCCAGTTCTGCTTTCTGGAGACCCAGTGTGGATTTCAGTGGTTGTGGTTCTCCTGGTGCTCATCACTGGACTCACTGGGGTCATCTGGAGACAGCCACAGAGCTCCAGTCCCCTTCCCTTTAAggtccctgctctgcctctcctcccactaCTGAGCATCTTCATGAATGTTTACCTTATGATGCAGATGACAGCTGCCACCTGGGCCCAATTTGGTGTCTCCATGCTGATCGGGTTTGCTATCTACTTCAGCTATGGGATCCAGCACAGCCAAGTCGCTAACCCCACTTAA
- the LOC125170577 gene encoding LOW QUALITY PROTEIN: cationic amino acid transporter 3-like (The sequence of the model RefSeq protein was modified relative to this genomic sequence to represent the inferred CDS: inserted 2 bases in 2 codons) → MLCQALCRFGQKLVRRRTLEQPVAETARSLTTLDIVALGMNYTMNIIVYILPGEVARYKXGPSIVVCFLVAGLTSVLTGLTYAEISSQVPHSGSSYLYSYVTVGELGAFITGWNLLLINTVSVSIVTQACILVFDNVFGNQIFQMLHDSISLNVPRVFADVLVFFVVFLVLLFIGFLTWKIRQLPVVTKVSTLMKIIVLIFVIIAGFIKADLHNWQLTEEDYIKAGLNDTSGLGPLGSGGFMPFGFEGILRGAATCLYTFVGFTFIITRVEGAKNPQHSIPRGIVISLFICLLVYFGVFSALKLMVPYYQLQHGSTLPEAFLHIGWTPAYYVVAFGFLCLSINSFDFIFPIQRVIHMMAQDGLLFPVLARIQTGTNIPIVATVIFGIIALVIVFFFGLTDLLGFMSLGPLLAFSLLVFGVLIVRYQPEMHNGGNEAEVWDGNREVVAEKLTLQGLFFQXSSIPTPLSSRVVYVCSSLLVLLIILLCLVLAQWPVLLSGDPVWISVVVVLLVLITGLTGVIWRQPQSSTPLYFKVPALPFLSILSIFMNVYLMMQMTAGTWAILGVWMLIGFAIYFSYGILPVHIWFDIITP, encoded by the exons ATGTTGTGTCAAGCACTTTGTAGATTTGGTCAAAAGCTGGTACGCAGACGTACACTGGAACAACCTGTGGCTGAGACTGCCAGAAGCCTGACCACTCTGGATATAGTGGCCCTGGGTATGAACTATACAATGAATATAATTGTCTATATCCTGCCTGGCGAAGTGGCTAGATATA CAGGACCATCCATTGTGGTCTGCTTCTTGGTGGCTGGCCTAACTTCAGTGTTGACTGGGCTGACCTATGCAGAGATTAGTTCCCAAGTTCCACATTCTGGTTCTTCATATCTCTACAGCTATGTCACTGTAGGTGAACTCGGGGCTTTCATCACTGGCTGGAACCTCCTCCTCATAAATACTGTCTCTGTAAGCATTGTGACCCAAGCCTGCATCTTAGTTTTTGACAATGTTTTTGGAAACCAGATATTTCAGATGCTGCATGACAGCATCTCACTAAATGTTCCCCGTGTTTTTGCAGATGTTCTAGTCTTCTTTGTTGTGTTCCTTGTGTTGTTATTCATAGGATTTCTGACTTGGAAGATTAGGCAGCTTCCTGTGGTTACCAAAGTGTCCACATTGATGAAaattattgttctcatttttgtCATCATTGCTGGCTTCATTAAGGCGGACCTGCACAACTGGCAGCTCACAGAAGAGGACTACATAAAGGCTGGACTCAATGACACCTCTGGCTTGGGCCCCCTGGGGTCTGGAGGATTTATGCCTTTTGGCTTTGAGGGGATTCTCCGTGGAGCAGCTACCTGTctctatacatttgtgggtttcACTTTTATTATTACCAGAGTTGAAGGAGCCAAGAATCCCCAACATTCCATCCCCAGGGGCATTGTGATTTCACTGTTCATCTGTCTTTTGGTGTATTTTGGTGTCTTTTCAGCCCTTAAACTCATGGTGCCTTACTACCAGCTTCAACATGGGAGCACCTTACCTGAGGCATTTCTCCATATTGGCTGGACCCCTGCCTACTATGTTGTAGCTTTTGGATTCCTCTGTCTTTCTATCAACTCCTTTGACTTTATATTCCCCATACAACGGGTGATACATATGATGGCACAGGATGGCCTCCTATTCCCTGTCCTTGCCAGGATCCAAACTGGCACAAACATCCCCATCGTGGCCACTGTGATCTTTGGCATTATTGCACTAGTCATAGTATTCTTCTTTGGGCTCACTGATCTTCTGGGCTTCATGTCACTTGGGCCCCTGCTAGCTTTCTCTCTGCTGGTTTTTGGTGTTCTCATTGTCAGGTATCAGCCTGAGATGCATAATGGGGGAAATGAAGCAGAGGTGTGGGATGGGAATAGAGAAGTTGTAGCAGAGAAGCTGACTCTACAGGGACTATTTTTCC GCAGCTCCATCCCCACTCCACTCTCCAGCCGGGTTGTCTATGTTTGCTCCTCACTGCTTGTTCTGCTGATCATTCTTCTTTGCCTGGTGCTGGCCCAGTGGCCAGTTCTGCTTTCTGGAGACCCAGTGTGGATTTCAGTGGTTGTGGTGCTCCTGGTGCTCATCACTGGGCTCACCGGGGTCATCTGGAGACAGCCTCAGAGCTCAACTCCCCTTTACTTTAAGGTCCCTGCTCTGCCTTTCCTCTCCATACTGAGCATCTTCATGAATGTTTACCTTATGATGCAGATGACAGCTGGCACCTGGGCTATACTTGGTGTCTGGATGCTGATTGGGTTTGCTATCTACTTCAGCTATGGGATCCTGCCAGTACATATTTGGTTTGACATCATCACACCCTAA